A part of Kitasatospora acidiphila genomic DNA contains:
- a CDS encoding polyprenyl synthetase family protein, which produces MTDAGGPDEQLLHRAAGYARRFNTLFEEYFDTLGTRLDAPSSSRFTPACLELLRELSLRGGKRMRVVLLHEAARLVTAEPVDGLDAAALSIELLQTHGLVHDDLIDDSPTRRGGPSTYYAYREQFPHHPHAAVGLTVLAGDLALALSLQVLLDAKVPGAVRQAMTEVQTRAATDTFMGQIIDLERDFTPTAPDEDLLHRVADYKSARYSILAPLQLGLLAAGEQPALFEQDLRRYARLVGICGQLRDDYLDLFGDAATMGKPTGTDIRDGKHSHTVSALLSAPLGDAERAVLEAALGDPACTPETIAAVREIGERRGVADRMRADMRRHAEQACLLAADWRPRWRAEAVTFFERLPLWSVERAM; this is translated from the coding sequence ATGACCGATGCCGGTGGCCCCGACGAGCAGCTGCTGCACCGAGCTGCCGGATACGCGCGCCGGTTCAACACGCTCTTCGAGGAGTACTTCGACACGCTGGGCACCAGGCTCGACGCGCCGTCGTCCAGCCGTTTCACCCCGGCCTGCCTGGAGTTGCTGCGGGAGCTGTCGTTGCGCGGCGGCAAGCGGATGCGGGTCGTGCTGCTGCATGAGGCGGCTCGCCTGGTGACTGCCGAGCCGGTCGACGGGCTGGACGCCGCGGCGCTGAGCATCGAACTGCTGCAGACGCACGGCCTGGTGCACGACGACCTCATCGACGACAGCCCCACCCGCCGGGGCGGGCCTTCCACCTACTACGCCTACCGCGAGCAGTTCCCCCACCACCCGCACGCGGCGGTCGGCCTCACCGTGCTCGCCGGTGATCTCGCCCTGGCCCTGTCCCTTCAGGTGCTCCTGGACGCGAAGGTCCCCGGCGCGGTGCGGCAGGCCATGACCGAGGTGCAGACCCGGGCGGCGACCGACACATTCATGGGCCAAATCATCGACCTGGAACGCGACTTCACCCCCACCGCACCGGACGAGGACCTCCTGCACCGGGTGGCCGACTACAAGTCAGCCCGCTACTCGATCCTGGCGCCCCTGCAGTTGGGCCTGCTGGCGGCAGGTGAGCAGCCGGCACTCTTCGAGCAGGACCTGCGCCGCTACGCGCGGCTGGTCGGGATCTGCGGACAGCTGCGCGACGACTACCTGGACCTGTTCGGGGACGCGGCCACCATGGGCAAGCCGACCGGCACCGACATCCGCGACGGGAAGCATAGTCACACCGTCAGCGCCCTGCTGTCCGCACCCCTCGGTGACGCCGAGCGTGCCGTGCTGGAGGCCGCGCTCGGTGACCCGGCCTGCACACCGGAGACCATCGCCGCCGTCCGCGAGATCGGCGAACGCCGCGGTGTGGCGGACAGGATGCGGGCGGACATGCGGCGCCACGCGGAACAGGCCTGCCTGCTGGCCGCCGACTGGCGGCCACGATGGCGTGCGGAGGCGGTCACGTTCTTCGAGCGGCTGCCGCTGTGGAGCGTTGAACGAGCGATGTGA
- a CDS encoding S53 family peptidase, translating into MPQQSSSPAARRLRAGRLAAVAATAALVAAGVAAPAAEAASQGRTELPSGIPQGGSGTLADTGAAPGNWGMSLRVYLAGKDPVGMVRAAQRGADPSGHDYAHYLTPAQFDQRYGTTAAQTAKVSDWLTGFGMHVTGANAHYLTVTATVDQVQRAFATSMHAYAWQSGQPPQLLRPASAVSVPAALGHDISTVLGLDDGNPVIPDTPGTAAPAGAAAPQAPAPRTTAPRAAARQSAAPTTAATPPCSQWWGQNSSPIPAVNGRTSAIDAVCGYTPQQLRDAYGVTSSQYTGKGRTVAVVLDGALPTMEADADKFFAAHGVPGFAPGQYSENFGPDFAASCRGNSDAPEEPLDVETLHIAAPDAKVVYVGADCTSTGGYGGGSLAFLDAHTRIVDQHLADVVTDSFPTREDGDSPATVAAWDQVFQQGALEGIGFDYSSGDYGDGASGEDAGSPRYVTFPASDQWATSVGGTTLEIGKNGQVTGELGWGNNAAQINPQGTGYLTPPPGQFFMGSGGGRSNLVSEPWYQKNTVPSALATDGGTGPARRVQPDIAADGDRATGWLIGFTTPGGAYHEEIGAGTSGSSPLIAALEADAGQAAGHALGFANPLIYKLHNTPAIRDIVPAPAGQEPWALTFLPKWDDPTAFNSYLTQFDQDGSLKTAPGYDEVTGVGSATADFVRSFARH; encoded by the coding sequence TTGCCCCAGCAGTCCTCTTCCCCCGCCGCCCGGCGACTTCGGGCCGGCCGGCTGGCCGCCGTCGCGGCCACCGCCGCCCTGGTCGCCGCAGGTGTGGCGGCACCGGCCGCCGAGGCCGCGAGCCAGGGCCGCACCGAGCTGCCGTCCGGGATACCCCAGGGGGGCTCGGGCACCTTGGCCGACACCGGTGCGGCCCCGGGCAACTGGGGGATGTCGCTGCGGGTCTACCTGGCCGGAAAGGACCCGGTCGGCATGGTCAGGGCCGCGCAGCGCGGCGCCGATCCGTCCGGGCACGACTACGCCCACTACCTGACGCCCGCCCAGTTCGACCAGCGCTACGGCACCACCGCGGCCCAGACGGCGAAGGTCAGCGACTGGCTCACCGGCTTCGGCATGCACGTCACCGGCGCCAACGCCCACTACCTGACGGTCACCGCGACCGTGGACCAGGTGCAGCGGGCGTTCGCCACCTCCATGCACGCCTACGCCTGGCAGTCGGGGCAGCCTCCGCAGCTGCTCCGTCCGGCGAGCGCGGTCTCGGTGCCGGCCGCACTCGGCCACGACATCAGCACGGTGCTCGGCCTGGACGACGGCAACCCCGTCATTCCGGATACCCCCGGTACGGCGGCGCCGGCCGGTGCCGCGGCGCCCCAGGCCCCGGCACCCCGCACCACGGCACCCCGGGCCGCAGCACGTCAGAGTGCCGCGCCCACCACCGCGGCCACCCCGCCCTGCTCGCAGTGGTGGGGCCAGAACAGCTCGCCGATCCCGGCGGTCAACGGCCGCACCAGCGCCATCGACGCGGTCTGCGGCTACACCCCGCAGCAGCTGCGCGACGCCTACGGGGTGACCAGCAGCCAGTACACCGGCAAGGGCCGCACGGTGGCCGTGGTGCTGGACGGGGCACTGCCCACCATGGAGGCCGACGCCGACAAGTTCTTCGCCGCGCACGGCGTGCCGGGCTTCGCCCCCGGCCAGTACAGCGAGAACTTCGGCCCGGACTTCGCCGCCTCCTGCCGCGGGAACTCCGACGCACCGGAGGAGCCGCTGGACGTGGAGACGCTCCACATCGCCGCACCGGACGCCAAGGTGGTCTACGTCGGCGCCGACTGCACCTCGACCGGCGGCTACGGCGGCGGCAGCCTCGCCTTCCTGGACGCGCACACCCGGATCGTGGACCAGCACCTCGCGGACGTGGTGACCGACTCGTTCCCCACCCGGGAGGACGGCGACTCGCCCGCCACCGTGGCGGCCTGGGACCAGGTGTTCCAGCAGGGCGCGCTGGAGGGCATCGGCTTCGACTACTCCTCCGGCGACTACGGTGACGGCGCGTCCGGGGAGGACGCGGGCTCCCCGCGCTATGTGACCTTCCCGGCCTCCGACCAGTGGGCGACCTCCGTCGGCGGCACCACGCTGGAGATCGGCAAGAACGGCCAGGTGACCGGCGAACTCGGCTGGGGCAACAACGCGGCGCAGATCAACCCGCAGGGCACCGGGTACCTGACCCCGCCGCCCGGGCAGTTCTTCATGGGCTCCGGCGGCGGTCGCAGCAACCTGGTCAGCGAGCCCTGGTACCAGAAGAACACGGTCCCCTCGGCCCTGGCGACCGACGGAGGAACCGGGCCGGCCCGCCGGGTGCAGCCGGACATCGCCGCCGACGGCGACCGCGCCACCGGCTGGCTGATCGGCTTCACCACTCCGGGCGGCGCCTACCACGAGGAGATCGGGGCCGGCACCAGCGGCTCCTCCCCGCTGATCGCCGCGCTCGAAGCCGACGCGGGCCAGGCCGCCGGCCACGCGCTCGGCTTCGCCAACCCGCTGATCTACAAGCTGCACAACACTCCGGCGATCCGCGACATCGTGCCGGCCCCGGCCGGTCAGGAGCCCTGGGCGCTGACCTTCCTGCCGAAGTGGGACGACCCGACCGCCTTCAACAGCTACCTGACCCAGTTCGACCAGGACGGCTCGCTGAAGACCGCCCCCGGCTACGACGAGGTCACCGGCGTCGGCTCGGCGACCGCGGACTTCGTCCGTTCCTTCGCCCGCCACTGA